Proteins from one Corynebacterium epidermidicanis genomic window:
- the rpmH gene encoding 50S ribosomal protein L34 encodes MAKGKRTFQPNNRRRARVHGFRTRMRTRAGRAIVAARRRKGRAKLTA; translated from the coding sequence GTGGCAAAGGGCAAGCGGACGTTCCAGCCGAACAACCGTCGTCGTGCACGCGTTCACGGCTTCCGTACTCGTATGCGCACCCGTGCGGGCCGTGCAATCGTGGCGGCACGTCGTCGTAAGGGCCGTGCAAAGCTGACCGCGTAA